In the genome of Desulfobacteraceae bacterium, the window GGCTGCCCGAGCTTGTGGCCGTCGTGGTGGCATGTCTGCGCCGGCTGGGGCTCGTGCCCTTCATCATCCCGGCGATGGGGTCCCACGGGCGCGCGACAGCCGAGGGTCAGGCGGCCCTGCTGCGCGAGCTGGGGGTGGACGAAGCCTCCGCGGGCGCGCCGGTTCTCTCCAGCATGGCGGTGGACTCCCTGGGCCGGCTGCCCACCGGCGCCGAGATCTTTTGCGCGCGCGATGCTCTGGCCGCCGACCACCTCGTGCTGCTCAACCGGGTCAAGCCCCACACGGCCTTTCGCTTCCGGGTGGAGTCGGGGCTTTGCAAAATGCTGGCGGTGGGCCTGGGCAAGGACCAGGGGGCCGCCACCCTGCACAAATACGGCCTGGCCCGGACCCTGGTGCCGGCCGCGGAGCGCATTCTGACCCACGCCCCGGTGCTCTGCGGGATCGCCGTGGTGGAAACTGCCCGCGACGAGATCCACACCCTGCGCCTGGTCCGCCCCGAGGACTTCATTGCCGCCGATGCCGAGCTCTTGGTCACCGCGCGCGCGCTGCTTCCCCGCATTCCCGTGGATGATCTGGACATTCTGCTGGTGGACGAAATGGGCAAGAACATCAGCGGCACCGGTATCGACCCCAACGTGGTGGGCTTCTGGCGGCGCGCGGGCGGGGAGCGCATCCCCGACTATCGCACCCTGATCGTGCTGGATCTCACCCGGGAGTCCCACGGCAATGCGGTGGGGATCGGCATGGTCGACCTGACCACCCGGCGGGTGGTGGATCGGATCGATATCCCGGCAACCTACACCAACGCCCTCACCACCGGCATCTGGACCAGCGCGCGCATCCCGATTCATCTGGAAACCGACCGCGCCGTGATCGAAATGGCCCTCTCCAAGGTTCCCGACCCTCAGCAGGTGCGCATGGTGCGGATCGTCAACACCCGCAGTCTGGAGACTTTCTGGGCCTCGGCGGCGCTTTTACCCGAGCTGCGCTCACTGGGCAGCGTGGCTGTCGCCCAGCGGCCGCTGCACCTGACCTTTGACGCCGCAGGGCGCCTGCTGCCCTTCGGGGCGCCCAAATAAGCAGCCTGGGCGGCCACGGAGAGCACCGCAAGAAAGGAAAGACAGCATGTCCCTCACCATCGACCCCCGGACCTGCACCCGCTGCGGAACCTGCGTCCAGATCTGCCCGGCCGGCATCATCGCCATGAAGGGTCCCGAGGAATTGCCGGCCTGGGTCCCCGGCGCCGCCAGGGGCTGCATCCGCTGCGGCCACTGCGTGGCGGTCTGCCCCGAGGCGGCCCTGTCCCTGCCTTTCATGACGCCGGAGGATCTGCCTGCAGTGAAGCCCGAGTTGGCCGTTTCGGCCGACCAGATGGTTCAGCTGGTCCGCTCGCGGCGCTCCATCCGGGTTTATCGGCGCAAGCCGGTCGACCCGGTGCTCTTGACCCGCATGATCGATCTGGCGCGTTACGCCCCCACCGCCAAGAATCTTCAGCCGGTCCGCTGGCTGGTGGTCCGCGAACGGGAAACGGTGGCGCGTCTGGCCGGGCTTGTGATCGCCTGGATGCAGGGTCTGGTGGCCGCCAATGATGGCCGCTTCTTTCCCCTGCCGCTGTTGAGGGGCCTGGCGGCCGAATGGGCGGCCGGCCGCGACCGCATCTGCCGCAGCTCCCCTCATCTGATCGTGGCCTACGGGGCGAAAAATTTTCCGCCGGCCCTCTCCGGCTGCCTGATCGCCCTCACGACCCTCGAGCTGGCTGCCCCGGCCTTCGGTCTGGGGGCCTGCTGGGCGGGTTATTTCGATCTGGCCGCCAACCACCACCCGCCCCTGACCGAGGCCCTGGGCTTGCCCGACGGCCACCAAAGCTACGGCGCCCTGATGATCGGCTATCCCAGATTCGCCTACCCGCGCATGCCGCTGCGAAACCCCGCGGACATCACCTGGCGCTGATCCCGAAGGGGGTTGGGACCCCCAGCCCAGGACAGCTGCCGGCCCAGGGCACCGGTCGGGTCCGGAACCGGTGTGACTGGTATGAGATCATTTGAGTGGCGGTTTTCAAAAGGCCGGGGCGCCCACCGGAGGCGCCCCGAGTATCAGGCTGGCGTTGTTACCCCACCTGATTTGCCGCCAAAGGGTTTTTCGGGAGGGGCTTGCGATGGTGACCATTTGATATTAGTAACTTTTCTCGGGGCATGGGGCTGGCGCGCGCCTCATCGGGTACAGCGTCTTGCAGCCCACCGGCCGGTTTCCGGTGTCACGCCAGGGGCACAAGGTGCTGCCGGTGCTATTCAGGCAGCTCACATTTCTTGTTCAGGTGTGTCCGGACGAAGTAGATCCCGATAATAAACAGCGGGGCCGCCAGCACCAGGCCGATTATAGGCAGCACGGTAACTCCGAGAATGGCCGTTCCAGTACCAAAAATCAAAAACAGGATGCCTATGGCCAGCTTGGACATTTTCTGAGGAAGGCAGCTGTTGATATCCATGGTTCACCTCCTGGGTGGACGCGCTTGCGCCCAAGGGCATGGGTTGGGGTAAGGTTGTTTTTGGGTACCGTTTTTTGCTGAAATTTCTTTTTTAGTCAACTAATATAAAACCAATCTGGCATTTCTCAACCAAAGTCGAAAGAGATTTTTTATCCGGACCGGCAAAACGGTGCTGCCGCGGGAGCCGGCGCCTTCGGCCGCTGGGGATCCGGTCAGAGGGAGCTGCCTGCACCCCGTGCGCCGGGGCGGCGCAAACCGGTGGGGGAGGGGACCATGGACTTTAAACTCGAAAACCAAACGGCGATTGTCACCGGCGCCTCACGCGGCATCGGGCGGGCGATCGCCCTCAAGCTGGGGTCTCTGGGCGCTGCGGTGGCGGTCAACTATGTGCACCAGGCGCCCCAGGCCGAGGCAGTCGCAGCGGCCATTCGCGAAACCGGCGGGCGGGCGATCGCCGTCTGCGCCGATGTCCGCAAGGTGGCGGAAATCGAGGGGCTGTTTGACCGCACCGTCGAAACCTTCGGTGGGGTGAACATCCTGGTGAACAATGCCGGCATCAATTTTTACCGGGAGGTGGCCGGCCTGACGGAGGCGGAATTCGACGATATTTTCGCCATCAACGTCAAGGGGCTCTTTTTCTCCTGCCAGCAGGCCGCCAAAAGGCTGGCCGACGGTGGCTCGGTGGTCAACATCTCATCGTCGGTGACCAAGCTGATGCTGCCGGGCTACGGGCCGTATGCCGCCACCAAGGGGGCGGTGGAGCAGATCACCCGGGTACTGGCCAAGGAGCTCGGTCCGCGCGGGATTCGCGTCAACGCCGTCTCCCCCGGCCCGGTGGACACCGACCTGTTCCGCCGGGGCAAGACCGAGGAGCAGATCCGGCAGCTGGCCGGCATGGCCGCATTCGGCCGGATCGGCGCGGCTGCGGATATCGCCGCTGCGGTCGCGCTTCTGGTCAGCGATGCGGCCGGCTGGATCACCGGGCAGACGATCTGCGTCAACGGCGGCTTTGCGGCCTGAGAGGCCTGCTGTGAACCTTTCAAGAGCATGCTTTGCGCTGGTCCGCCCCGAGTTTGGAAACCGGTGCGTCTCTTACCCCCTGCAGGGCCTGCCAGCCCGGGAAGGATGGTCATGAACACCGCTGCCTTGACCTTCGGACCGGTTCCCTCCCGGCGGCTGGGCCGCAGCCTGGGAATCAACAACATTCCGCCCAAAACCTGCTCCTATGGATGCGTCTACTGTCAGGTGGGCCGCACCACCCGGATGCTGATCCGCCGGCAGCCCTTCTTCGCGCCCGAATTGATTCTCCAAAAGGTGCGCGAAAAAGTCCAGCGGCTCACGGCTGCCGAGAGCCGCCTGGATTTCATGACCTTCGTGCCGGACGGCGAGCCGACGCTGGACGTCAACCTGGGGCGGACCATCGGGCTGTTGAAATCCCTGGGCTACCCGGTGGGGGTGATCAGCAATGCATCCCTGATGGCCGATCCCAGCGTGCATGACGACCTGGCCGCAGCCGACTGGGTCTCGCTGAAAGTCGACGCGGTGGCGGACGGGGTGTGGCGCAAAATCGACCGACCCCACGGCAAGCTGGAGCTGGCGCCGATTCTGGAGGGGATCCGAACATTCAGCCGGATTTTCCAGGGCCGCCTGGTGACCGAAACCATGCTGGTCGCGGGGCTCAACGATGACCGCGATAACCTGGAGGCCACCGCCCGCTACCTGGCCTCGGTGGGGCCGCAAACGGCCTACCTGGCCGTCCCCACCCGGCCGCCTGCCGAAGACTGGGTCCGGCCGCCCGACGAGGAGACCTTGCATCAGGCCTACCGCCTGTTCAAAACGGATCTCCCCGCCGTGGAACTCCTGGTGGCCTTCGAAGGGGAGGATTTCAACGCCACCGACGAGGCCGGGGCCGAACTGCTGGCCATCACCGCCGTACACCCCATGCGGGAGGATGCCGCGCTGGCCTTTCTGGAGAAGGCCGGAAAAAGTGCGGCGACCCTTGAAGACCTTCTGCAGCGGGGCCTGGTGAAGCGGGTGCGCTATCGCGAGGCGTGGTTTTACCTGCGGCGGTTTTCCCGCTGAGTTCGGATTGCGGCCGGGGTGCGAGCGCCCCGACCACTGCCCTTGCCCCCGAAAGGGGCCGATCAGGCCAGGGCCACCGCCACGGGTTGCCGCCGTATCCGGTAGCGGCCGGCCTTGGCCAGCACCTGGGCCACAAACTGACGGGGGACGTCCACCAGGGTGTGGTCGTTTTCGATGCGGATGGCGCCGATGGTGCGGCCGGGGATCTCGGCGT includes:
- a CDS encoding lactate racemase domain-containing protein, whose protein sequence is LPELVAVVVACLRRLGLVPFIIPAMGSHGRATAEGQAALLRELGVDEASAGAPVLSSMAVDSLGRLPTGAEIFCARDALAADHLVLLNRVKPHTAFRFRVESGLCKMLAVGLGKDQGAATLHKYGLARTLVPAAERILTHAPVLCGIAVVETARDEIHTLRLVRPEDFIAADAELLVTARALLPRIPVDDLDILLVDEMGKNISGTGIDPNVVGFWRRAGGERIPDYRTLIVLDLTRESHGNAVGIGMVDLTTRRVVDRIDIPATYTNALTTGIWTSARIPIHLETDRAVIEMALSKVPDPQQVRMVRIVNTRSLETFWASAALLPELRSLGSVAVAQRPLHLTFDAAGRLLPFGAPK
- a CDS encoding nitroreductase family protein — encoded protein: MSLTIDPRTCTRCGTCVQICPAGIIAMKGPEELPAWVPGAARGCIRCGHCVAVCPEAALSLPFMTPEDLPAVKPELAVSADQMVQLVRSRRSIRVYRRKPVDPVLLTRMIDLARYAPTAKNLQPVRWLVVRERETVARLAGLVIAWMQGLVAANDGRFFPLPLLRGLAAEWAAGRDRICRSSPHLIVAYGAKNFPPALSGCLIALTTLELAAPAFGLGACWAGYFDLAANHHPPLTEALGLPDGHQSYGALMIGYPRFAYPRMPLRNPADITWR
- a CDS encoding glucose 1-dehydrogenase, which produces MDFKLENQTAIVTGASRGIGRAIALKLGSLGAAVAVNYVHQAPQAEAVAAAIRETGGRAIAVCADVRKVAEIEGLFDRTVETFGGVNILVNNAGINFYREVAGLTEAEFDDIFAINVKGLFFSCQQAAKRLADGGSVVNISSSVTKLMLPGYGPYAATKGAVEQITRVLAKELGPRGIRVNAVSPGPVDTDLFRRGKTEEQIRQLAGMAAFGRIGAAADIAAAVALLVSDAAGWITGQTICVNGGFAA
- a CDS encoding radical SAM protein, with product MNTAALTFGPVPSRRLGRSLGINNIPPKTCSYGCVYCQVGRTTRMLIRRQPFFAPELILQKVREKVQRLTAAESRLDFMTFVPDGEPTLDVNLGRTIGLLKSLGYPVGVISNASLMADPSVHDDLAAADWVSLKVDAVADGVWRKIDRPHGKLELAPILEGIRTFSRIFQGRLVTETMLVAGLNDDRDNLEATARYLASVGPQTAYLAVPTRPPAEDWVRPPDEETLHQAYRLFKTDLPAVELLVAFEGEDFNATDEAGAELLAITAVHPMREDAALAFLEKAGKSAATLEDLLQRGLVKRVRYREAWFYLRRFSR